A genome region from Nocardiopsis exhalans includes the following:
- a CDS encoding precorrin-8X methylmutase: MTEPRRPNRHYEYVDDGPAIYVDSFATIRREARLEHLPANAERLAVRMIHGTGQVDLAEDLVVHPDLVPAARAALEGGAPILCDARMVASGVTAHRLPSDNEVLCFLGDTRVPDLARVWGTTRTAAAVSLWEPLLEGAVVAVGNAPTALFHLLEMLADGAPRPAAIIGCPVGFIGAAESKQALAEFARLHGTDIPYVTVRGRRGGSAMTCSALNALAKEEE; this comes from the coding sequence GTGACCGAACCGCGTCGGCCGAACCGGCACTACGAGTACGTCGACGACGGTCCCGCGATCTACGTCGACTCCTTCGCCACCATCCGGCGCGAGGCCCGCCTGGAGCACCTGCCCGCCAACGCCGAACGGCTGGCCGTGCGGATGATTCACGGCACCGGCCAGGTGGACCTGGCCGAGGACCTGGTGGTCCACCCCGACCTGGTCCCCGCCGCCCGGGCGGCCCTGGAGGGCGGCGCACCGATCCTGTGCGACGCGCGCATGGTGGCCAGCGGGGTGACGGCGCACCGCCTGCCCAGCGACAACGAGGTGCTCTGCTTCCTCGGCGACACCAGGGTCCCCGACCTGGCCCGGGTATGGGGCACCACCCGTACCGCGGCCGCGGTGTCCCTGTGGGAACCGCTGCTCGAGGGCGCCGTGGTCGCCGTCGGCAACGCCCCCACCGCGCTGTTCCACCTGTTGGAGATGCTGGCCGACGGGGCGCCCCGACCAGCCGCGATCATCGGCTGCCCGGTCGGTTTCATCGGTGCCGCCGAGTCCAAGCAGGCGCTCGCCGAGTTCGCGAGGCTGCACGGTACCGACATCCCGTACGTGACGGTCCGCGGGCGTCGCGGAGGCTCCGCGATGACCTGCTCAGCTCTCAACGCACTCGCCAAGGAGGAGGAGTGA
- a CDS encoding nitrite reductase, whose product MPDVARTRRDRCPGVLRPWSADDGLLVRLRLVGGRLPADSLLALTAVSEEYGTGRIHVTGRANLQLRGLPGDRGNLLPEVRRALEGTGLLPCPSHELVRNIMVSPCTGQRAPAGGRSDLRPLASALDTMLCSVPRRAELPGRFLFVLDDGRGDLLDRSCDLGLVALDEHLAQLRLGEDWGPVVPLDEAPAALLRFADEFLDRRGEGPTAPWHVAELTAPLAEPSPPDPRLPEPSPPLPYGPVPGGGFHMRITDRGLDHGAVEDLTGRASDAGHGELVVTPWRGALVPGEAQ is encoded by the coding sequence ATGCCCGATGTGGCCCGCACGCGGCGTGACCGCTGCCCCGGCGTACTCAGACCCTGGTCCGCCGACGACGGGCTGCTGGTCCGCCTGCGCCTGGTCGGCGGCCGGCTCCCCGCCGACTCGCTGCTCGCCCTGACCGCCGTGTCCGAGGAGTACGGAACCGGACGAATCCACGTCACCGGCCGGGCCAACCTCCAGCTACGCGGCCTGCCGGGTGACCGGGGGAACCTGCTCCCCGAGGTACGGCGCGCCCTGGAGGGGACCGGTCTGCTGCCCTGCCCCAGCCACGAACTCGTGCGCAACATCATGGTCTCCCCCTGCACCGGTCAGCGGGCCCCGGCCGGCGGGCGGTCCGACCTGCGCCCCCTCGCCTCGGCCCTGGACACGATGCTGTGTTCCGTCCCGCGCCGCGCCGAGCTGCCCGGGCGCTTCCTGTTCGTGCTGGACGACGGGCGCGGCGACCTGCTCGACCGGTCCTGCGACCTCGGGCTCGTCGCCCTGGACGAGCACCTCGCCCAACTGAGGCTGGGTGAGGACTGGGGGCCGGTGGTCCCGCTCGACGAGGCCCCCGCCGCGCTCCTGCGGTTCGCGGACGAGTTCCTTGACCGTCGCGGAGAGGGCCCCACCGCGCCGTGGCACGTGGCCGAGCTCACCGCGCCGCTGGCCGAGCCGTCACCGCCCGACCCGCGGCTGCCGGAGCCCTCGCCTCCCCTGCCGTACGGGCCCGTGCCCGGAGGCGGATTCCACATGCGCATCACCGACCGAGGGCTGGACCACGGTGCGGTGGAGGACCTCACCGGGAGGGCTTCGGACGCAGGACACGGAGAACTCGTCGTCACGCCCTGGCGCGGCGCCCTCGTCCCCGGGGAGGCACAGTGA
- a CDS encoding cyanophycinase, producing the protein MTRTPLGGLTRTGAALVATALTAALSAPMAAHADSSAGPGPVVLVGGSLADERIYREIVELAGGSRARFGIVTASSVPESWDPDAGTDRCNNSRCNGEYYADLLLDHGAGSAEWIPVDLDHLDNAESAEVVEQVGSMDGFFFGGGDQYRYVTTLLRGPEHEDSAVLAAIRERLEQGALVAGTSAGAAIQQQGPMVTGGDSYQGVRDGSSPGYFDDPTVLGYLEEGGFGFFGHGLVDTHFAERGRQGRMMRLAADTGQDRVFGVDEDTALVVTGPGRMRVVGGGAVHVLDLRRASAGSVSGEWSVSGVRWSALTHGDTYDAVSWTASPGEGKAPLRPSGSSARKGKDVFSSYDAPRRNPGEMLRLARELADSGRSTGVDGLTYERSPRFVVELDKTDGFAAYRSSAEGVSFMDLRVGVFRH; encoded by the coding sequence ATGACACGAACACCTCTGGGCGGACTCACACGTACGGGTGCCGCCCTGGTGGCCACCGCCCTCACCGCGGCACTGAGCGCACCGATGGCCGCGCACGCCGACAGCTCAGCGGGCCCCGGCCCGGTGGTGCTCGTCGGAGGCTCCCTTGCGGACGAGCGCATCTACCGGGAGATCGTCGAGCTGGCGGGCGGCTCCCGGGCGCGCTTCGGGATCGTCACCGCGTCGTCGGTTCCCGAGTCCTGGGACCCCGACGCCGGGACCGACCGCTGCAACAACAGCAGGTGCAACGGCGAGTACTACGCGGACCTGCTCCTCGACCACGGGGCCGGTTCGGCCGAGTGGATCCCGGTGGACCTGGACCACCTCGACAACGCCGAGTCCGCCGAGGTCGTGGAGCAGGTCGGCTCGATGGACGGCTTCTTCTTCGGCGGCGGCGACCAGTACCGCTACGTCACCACCCTGCTGCGCGGACCCGAGCACGAGGACAGCGCCGTCCTCGCCGCGATCCGCGAACGCCTGGAGCAGGGCGCCCTGGTGGCGGGCACCAGTGCCGGGGCCGCCATCCAGCAGCAGGGTCCGATGGTCACCGGCGGGGACAGCTACCAGGGGGTGCGCGACGGTTCGTCCCCCGGCTACTTCGACGACCCGACCGTGCTCGGTTACCTGGAGGAGGGCGGCTTCGGTTTCTTCGGCCACGGGCTGGTGGACACCCACTTCGCCGAGCGCGGCAGGCAGGGCCGGATGATGCGTCTGGCCGCGGACACCGGACAGGACCGGGTCTTCGGCGTGGACGAGGACACCGCCCTGGTGGTCACCGGTCCCGGCCGGATGAGGGTGGTGGGCGGCGGAGCCGTGCACGTCCTCGACCTGCGGCGGGCCTCGGCGGGTTCCGTCAGCGGCGAGTGGAGCGTGTCGGGCGTGCGCTGGTCGGCGCTCACCCACGGCGATACCTATGACGCCGTGTCGTGGACCGCGTCCCCCGGTGAGGGCAAGGCGCCGCTGCGGCCCTCCGGCTCCTCCGCCAGGAAGGGCAAGGACGTCTTCTCCTCCTACGACGCGCCCCGGCGCAACCCCGGTGAGATGCTGCGCCTGGCCCGGGAGCTCGCCGACAGCGGCAGGAGCACCGGCGTGGACGGGCTGACCTACGAGCGCTCCCCGCGCTTCGTGGTGGAACTGGACAAGACGGACGGGTTCGCCGCCTACCGGAGCAGTGCGGAAGGCGTCTCCTTCATGGACCTGCGGGTGGGCGTGTTCCGCCACTGA
- a CDS encoding M20/M25/M40 family metallo-hydrolase, translating to MRHLLEGAERLYPQYLERLAELVSIDSGSLDARGVDAVGDRICAYLSAAGLGAERHRVVHPDGTGLGDAVVGRLSGRGSGPRILLVGHMDTVFERGTAAERPFSVREGRWAHGPGVCDDKGGLLAGITALTQLAPDWDGGEITLYCGPDEEIGSLGSRSLLSVLAAEADAALCLECARANGDLVCGRKGVADVEILFRGRAAHAGIDRDLGANAALAAALATVELEALNGRWPDAGLNVGVLRAGERPNVVAGQARLVLDVRAEHSATFEAVLAAVHRIVEGPLVAGVSATTEVIAPSPPWQTGPGQGWMRDEALLLAQELGIALRAASTGGSADANLVAEHGIPVLDGLGPVGGGDHGTDEWLDLHSVVPRVALLVGLIRRVSEALADRGVLAREAR from the coding sequence ATGCGACACCTCCTGGAGGGGGCCGAGCGCCTCTACCCGCAGTACCTGGAACGCCTGGCCGAACTCGTGTCCATCGACAGCGGCTCCCTGGACGCCCGCGGCGTCGACGCCGTGGGCGACCGGATCTGCGCCTACCTCTCGGCGGCGGGACTCGGAGCGGAGCGGCACCGGGTGGTGCACCCCGACGGCACCGGGCTGGGGGACGCGGTGGTCGGACGGCTCTCCGGCCGCGGAAGCGGACCCCGGATCCTGCTGGTCGGCCACATGGACACCGTCTTCGAGCGCGGGACCGCCGCGGAGCGGCCGTTCTCCGTCCGTGAGGGCAGGTGGGCGCACGGCCCCGGCGTGTGCGACGACAAGGGCGGCCTGCTCGCCGGGATCACCGCCCTGACCCAGCTCGCCCCGGACTGGGACGGCGGTGAGATCACCCTCTACTGCGGCCCCGACGAGGAGATCGGATCGCTGGGCAGCCGTTCCCTGCTCAGCGTTCTGGCGGCGGAGGCGGACGCCGCCCTGTGCCTGGAGTGCGCGCGGGCCAACGGCGACCTCGTCTGCGGCCGCAAGGGCGTGGCCGACGTGGAGATCCTCTTCCGCGGCCGGGCTGCCCACGCGGGGATCGACCGCGACCTGGGAGCCAACGCGGCCCTGGCCGCGGCCCTCGCCACGGTCGAACTGGAGGCCCTGAACGGCCGGTGGCCGGACGCGGGCCTCAACGTCGGGGTGCTGCGCGCGGGTGAGCGGCCCAACGTGGTGGCCGGTCAGGCCCGGCTGGTCCTGGACGTGCGGGCCGAGCACAGCGCCACCTTCGAGGCGGTGCTGGCGGCGGTCCACCGGATCGTCGAGGGCCCGCTGGTGGCCGGGGTGAGCGCCACGACCGAGGTGATCGCCCCCTCCCCGCCCTGGCAGACCGGGCCCGGGCAGGGCTGGATGCGCGACGAGGCGCTGCTTCTGGCGCAGGAACTCGGGATCGCCCTGCGGGCCGCGAGCACCGGCGGCAGCGCCGACGCGAACCTGGTCGCCGAACACGGCATCCCGGTGCTCGACGGGCTGGGCCCGGTCGGCGGAGGCGACCACGGCACCGACGAGTGGCTCGACCTGCACTCGGTGGTACCGCGGGTCGCGCTGCTGGTCGGGCTGATCAGAAGGGTTTCCGAGGCCCTGGCGGACCGGGGGGTCCTGGCCCGGGAAGCGCGCTAG
- a CDS encoding amino acid ABC transporter ATP-binding protein has protein sequence MTVTASDEIVVAEGVRKNFGRLEVLKGIDLTVQAGEVCCILGPSGSGKSTFLRCLNHLEKIDGGRLSVNGQLVGYRQVGNRLHELPEREIVAQRREIGMVFQRFNLFPHLTALENVLEGPLHVKGEPRGEAVAQAHRLLERVGLAEKADTYPGQLSGGQQQRVAIARALAMRPTVMLFDEPTSALDPELVGEVLDVMKDLAREGMTMIVVTHEIGFAREVATRLVFMDGGTVIEEGDPASVLDDPQHARTRAFLSKVL, from the coding sequence GTGACCGTGACGGCAAGCGACGAGATCGTGGTCGCTGAGGGCGTGCGCAAGAACTTCGGCAGGCTGGAGGTGCTCAAGGGCATCGACCTGACCGTCCAGGCCGGCGAGGTGTGCTGCATCCTCGGCCCGTCGGGCTCGGGCAAGTCCACGTTCCTGCGCTGCCTCAACCACCTGGAGAAGATCGACGGGGGCCGCCTGTCCGTGAACGGACAGCTGGTCGGCTACCGCCAGGTCGGCAACCGCCTGCACGAACTCCCGGAGCGGGAGATCGTCGCGCAGCGGCGCGAGATCGGGATGGTCTTCCAGCGGTTCAACCTGTTCCCGCACCTGACCGCCCTGGAGAACGTCCTGGAGGGCCCGCTGCACGTGAAGGGGGAACCGCGCGGCGAGGCGGTGGCACAGGCGCACCGGCTGCTGGAGAGGGTTGGGCTGGCCGAGAAGGCCGACACCTATCCCGGCCAGCTCTCGGGCGGCCAGCAGCAGCGCGTGGCGATCGCCCGGGCCCTGGCGATGCGCCCGACGGTGATGCTCTTCGACGAGCCGACCTCCGCGCTGGACCCCGAACTGGTGGGCGAGGTCCTCGACGTGATGAAGGACCTGGCCCGCGAGGGCATGACGATGATCGTCGTCACGCACGAGATCGGTTTCGCCCGTGAGGTGGCCACCCGCCTGGTCTTCATGGACGGCGGCACCGTCATCGAGGAGGGCGACCCGGCGAGCGTCCTCGACGACCCGCAGCACGCGCGCACCCGCGCGTTCCTGTCCAAGGTCCTGTGA
- a CDS encoding amino acid ABC transporter permease translates to MPTPAAPPTPRAAAPPRPEELTAVPVRHYGRWLGAVLVSLAAGSLLWSLLTNPNLDIRLVLSYLTRDFVLRGLGITIVLTVVAMVIGVLGGVLLAVMRMSPNPVLRTVAWFYLWFFRGTPLLVQIIFWGFLGALYPRLFVEIPFTGIVLFDEPTSQIVTPFVAAVLGLALNEVAYAAEIIRGGMLSVDRGQTEAAQALGMRRIKILRRIVLPQAMRVIVPPMGNDTINMLKMTALVSVIGGSDLLTAVQNVYAQNFQVIPLLAVAVFWYLALTSLLSVGQHYLEKRFGRGFGETAAPRGGALSRLISTKERL, encoded by the coding sequence ATGCCGACCCCGGCCGCACCGCCCACGCCCCGGGCCGCCGCCCCGCCCCGACCAGAGGAACTCACCGCCGTCCCCGTCCGCCACTACGGGCGCTGGCTGGGAGCGGTCCTCGTCTCCCTGGCCGCCGGATCCCTCCTGTGGTCGCTGCTGACCAACCCCAACCTCGACATCCGCCTGGTCCTGAGCTACCTGACCCGCGACTTCGTCCTCAGGGGCTTGGGCATCACCATCGTGCTCACCGTCGTCGCGATGGTGATCGGTGTGCTGGGCGGCGTGCTCCTCGCCGTCATGCGCATGTCCCCCAACCCGGTGCTGCGCACCGTGGCGTGGTTCTACCTGTGGTTCTTCCGCGGTACACCGCTGCTGGTCCAGATCATCTTCTGGGGCTTCCTCGGGGCGCTCTACCCGCGCCTGTTCGTGGAGATCCCCTTCACCGGCATCGTCCTGTTCGACGAGCCCACGAGCCAGATCGTCACGCCCTTCGTCGCGGCCGTTCTCGGCTTGGCGCTCAACGAGGTCGCCTACGCCGCGGAGATCATCCGGGGCGGCATGCTCTCGGTCGACCGCGGCCAGACCGAGGCCGCGCAGGCGCTGGGGATGCGCCGGATCAAGATCCTGCGGCGGATCGTCCTGCCCCAGGCGATGCGGGTCATCGTCCCGCCCATGGGCAACGACACCATCAACATGCTCAAGATGACGGCCCTGGTCTCCGTCATCGGCGGCAGCGACCTGCTCACCGCCGTGCAGAACGTCTACGCGCAGAACTTCCAGGTCATCCCGCTGCTCGCGGTGGCGGTCTTCTGGTACCTGGCGCTGACGAGCCTGCTCTCGGTCGGACAGCACTACCTGGAAAAGCGTTTCGGCCGGGGGTTCGGCGAGACCGCCGCGCCCCGGGGCGGGGCACTGTCCCGACTCATCAGCACCAAGGAGCGACTGTGA
- a CDS encoding ABC transporter substrate-binding protein, producing the protein MNTMLRAGSILALLGLMTTACGSDDTPEPAAGPVTIEDVGPVEADDALVGQLPDRLSEGDRISVATNAPYEPFIAFLEEGNQKDFVGLDYDLMLAASARLGLAAEFQQQPFDGLVPGLQAGKYDVIVGGITDNRERQEVASFVDYSASGTGVLTTGENPSGIGAISDLCGLHVAVQQASRQQEILEDYAEENCDEPMEITSYPENTQAVTALKAGMVDAVGATQVNLVQTAAELGDEVELVIDPDHPNGYLASPNGFGFLKAEEELVEAYRAALQSLMDDGTYEQILAKWGQEAIALDEATVNQAID; encoded by the coding sequence ATGAACACGATGCTGCGCGCGGGCTCGATACTCGCCCTCCTGGGCCTGATGACCACGGCCTGCGGATCCGACGACACCCCCGAGCCCGCCGCCGGGCCGGTCACCATCGAGGACGTGGGGCCGGTCGAGGCCGACGACGCGCTGGTCGGGCAGCTCCCCGACCGCCTGAGCGAGGGCGATCGGATCAGCGTCGCCACCAACGCCCCCTACGAACCCTTCATCGCCTTCCTCGAAGAGGGCAACCAGAAGGACTTCGTCGGCCTGGACTACGACCTCATGCTCGCGGCCTCGGCGCGGCTGGGCCTGGCGGCCGAGTTCCAGCAGCAGCCGTTCGACGGCCTGGTCCCCGGCCTGCAGGCCGGGAAGTACGACGTCATCGTGGGCGGCATCACCGACAACCGGGAACGCCAGGAGGTCGCCTCCTTCGTCGACTACTCGGCCTCGGGCACCGGCGTCCTCACCACCGGCGAGAACCCGTCGGGGATCGGGGCGATCTCCGACCTGTGCGGTCTGCACGTGGCCGTGCAGCAGGCCTCACGCCAGCAGGAGATCCTCGAGGACTACGCCGAGGAGAACTGCGACGAGCCGATGGAGATCACCAGCTACCCCGAGAACACCCAGGCGGTGACCGCGCTCAAGGCCGGCATGGTCGACGCGGTCGGGGCCACCCAGGTCAACCTCGTGCAGACCGCCGCGGAGCTCGGGGACGAGGTCGAACTGGTCATCGACCCCGACCACCCCAACGGCTACCTGGCCAGCCCCAACGGCTTCGGCTTCCTCAAGGCCGAGGAGGAACTGGTCGAGGCCTACCGCGCCGCCCTGCAGTCGCTGATGGACGACGGCACCTACGAGCAGATCCTCGCCAAGTGGGGCCAGGAGGCCATCGCCCTGGACGAGGCCACCGTCAACCAGGCGATCGACTGA
- a CDS encoding MurR/RpiR family transcriptional regulator — protein MKSSTIADSIRTRLGDFSSGERRVARALLASYPTAGLETVRLLAERAGVSAPTVLRFANRLGFANYPEFQRSLLEELSERDQSPLNAYSSGAAEGARESLDPEHLGRSAAATLSEAVEETLTGIPRYELEAAVGLLSDTDRRVVACGGRFSRVLAQYLVLHLMQVRGRSTVLPDSPVERADLLCDAGRRDVFVILDFRRYEEEHLRLAERVAEQEAKVVLLTDRWLSPVSGVADVVLPAQVGSLSAYDSLVPTMAVCEALVAGVIHTLGDRAEERLRRFEETSRGFGLL, from the coding sequence GTGAAGTCCTCGACCATCGCCGACTCGATCCGGACCCGCCTGGGCGACTTCAGCTCGGGAGAGCGCCGGGTGGCGAGGGCTTTGCTCGCCTCCTACCCGACCGCCGGGCTGGAGACGGTGCGGCTGTTGGCCGAGCGCGCCGGTGTCAGCGCCCCGACCGTTCTGCGCTTCGCCAACCGCCTCGGTTTCGCCAACTACCCCGAGTTCCAGCGGAGCCTGCTGGAGGAGCTCTCCGAGCGCGACCAGTCGCCGCTGAACGCCTACAGCTCGGGGGCCGCGGAGGGGGCGCGGGAGAGCCTGGACCCGGAGCACCTGGGGCGGTCGGCCGCCGCGACGCTCTCCGAAGCGGTGGAGGAGACCCTGACCGGGATCCCGCGTTACGAGCTGGAGGCAGCGGTCGGCCTGCTGAGTGACACCGACCGGCGGGTCGTCGCCTGCGGCGGCCGCTTCTCCCGGGTACTCGCCCAGTACCTGGTCCTGCACCTGATGCAGGTGCGGGGGCGCAGCACGGTGCTGCCGGACAGCCCGGTGGAGCGGGCCGACCTGCTCTGCGACGCGGGTCGGCGGGACGTCTTCGTGATCCTGGACTTCCGCCGGTACGAGGAGGAGCACCTGCGCCTGGCCGAGAGGGTGGCCGAGCAGGAGGCCAAGGTCGTCCTGCTGACCGATCGCTGGCTGTCGCCGGTCTCGGGGGTGGCCGACGTGGTCCTGCCCGCGCAGGTCGGCTCCCTGTCCGCCTACGACTCCCTGGTGCCGACCATGGCGGTGTGCGAGGCGCTCGTCGCGGGTGTGATCCACACGCTCGGCGATCGGGCCGAGGAGCGGCTGCGCCGTTTCGAGGAGACCAGCCGGGGGTTCGGGCTGCTCTGA
- a CDS encoding ATP-binding cassette domain-containing protein produces MRRYLSLWWEVLRLSWRSTPGYTAGTLGVIAVSVVSVAAVGLTMRATLDATARGSSETALIGAVGVALAYALTLVVQDLTNDCVGTVADRTGRLGLHPLVHRDINSVEGLEHLERSDFLDRVSIVRRSTGLIARSAWNALLSLSNLLKLLLTVVLLGSVHPLLLALIPLAAVPVWCNHRGQLSVQRAEVAGAESYRLQQHLFETVASAEGGKEVRVAGAADRLIGLQEQAWDEAVRIRFRARVSAALWNAAGWAVFVAAFAGAVALVVYRAATGAGGVGDLVLTVMMAVSLRQTMQSTVAATVEASGSRRVVEPYLWLRAYVRAQRARAVTADPPPTSLRRGISLDRVDFTYPGTDRRALDGVTAELPAGAVVAVVGEYGSGKTTLVKLLLSLYAPDSGSIRLDGADLAGISVPAWRKRCSAVFQDFGRFRIRFGETVGIGDLPRIGDAEALVGAVRAADAEGLVGRLPEGMDSQLGRELGGTDLSEGQWQRTALARGSMRTDPLFFVLDEPTASLDAHSEEAIFRRYMERARVYGRRTGAVTVVVSHRFSTVAGADLILVMDRGRITESGGHRELLARGGTYAELYGIQARAYAPGDRG; encoded by the coding sequence ATGAGGCGCTACCTTTCCCTGTGGTGGGAGGTCCTGCGGCTGTCGTGGCGGAGCACCCCGGGGTACACGGCGGGCACGCTCGGGGTGATCGCGGTGTCCGTGGTCTCGGTCGCCGCGGTCGGTCTGACCATGCGCGCCACCCTCGACGCCACCGCGCGGGGTTCGTCGGAGACCGCGCTGATCGGCGCGGTCGGCGTCGCCCTCGCCTACGCGCTCACCCTGGTCGTCCAGGACCTCACCAACGACTGCGTGGGCACCGTGGCGGACCGTACCGGCAGACTCGGCCTGCACCCGCTGGTGCACCGCGACATCAACTCCGTCGAGGGCCTCGAACACCTGGAGCGGAGCGACTTCCTGGACCGGGTCAGCATCGTGCGCCGTTCCACCGGGTTGATCGCCCGCAGCGCCTGGAACGCCCTGCTGAGCCTGTCCAACCTCCTGAAACTGCTGCTCACCGTGGTACTGCTGGGCAGTGTGCACCCGCTGCTGCTGGCGCTCATCCCGCTGGCGGCGGTACCTGTCTGGTGCAACCACCGGGGGCAGCTGTCCGTGCAGCGCGCCGAGGTGGCCGGAGCGGAGTCCTACCGGTTGCAGCAGCACCTGTTCGAGACGGTGGCCTCGGCCGAGGGCGGTAAGGAGGTCCGGGTCGCCGGGGCCGCCGACCGGCTCATCGGACTCCAGGAGCAGGCCTGGGACGAGGCGGTCCGGATCCGGTTCCGGGCCCGGGTCAGCGCCGCGCTGTGGAACGCCGCCGGGTGGGCGGTGTTCGTGGCCGCCTTCGCCGGAGCGGTCGCGCTGGTCGTGTACCGGGCCGCCACCGGGGCCGGCGGCGTGGGCGACCTGGTCCTGACCGTGATGATGGCGGTGAGCCTGCGCCAGACCATGCAGAGCACCGTGGCCGCCACTGTGGAGGCGTCCGGTTCGCGCAGAGTCGTGGAACCGTACCTGTGGCTGCGCGCCTACGTGCGCGCCCAGCGTGCACGCGCCGTCACCGCCGACCCGCCGCCCACCTCACTGAGGCGGGGTATCTCCCTGGACCGGGTGGACTTCACCTACCCGGGCACCGACCGCAGGGCGCTGGACGGGGTCACCGCGGAGCTGCCCGCGGGTGCGGTGGTCGCGGTGGTCGGCGAGTACGGCTCGGGCAAGACCACCCTGGTGAAGCTGCTGCTGTCGCTGTACGCACCGGATTCGGGGAGTATCCGGCTGGACGGCGCCGACCTGGCGGGGATCTCGGTCCCGGCCTGGCGGAAACGCTGCTCCGCGGTGTTCCAGGACTTCGGCCGCTTCCGCATCCGCTTCGGCGAGACGGTGGGGATCGGCGACCTGCCGCGGATCGGCGACGCCGAAGCGCTGGTCGGGGCCGTGCGCGCCGCCGATGCCGAGGGCCTGGTCGGGCGGCTGCCCGAGGGGATGGACAGTCAACTGGGCCGCGAACTTGGCGGGACCGACCTGTCCGAGGGGCAGTGGCAGCGGACCGCCCTGGCCCGGGGGTCGATGCGCACGGACCCGCTGTTCTTCGTGCTGGACGAGCCGACCGCCTCGCTGGACGCGCACAGCGAAGAGGCGATCTTCCGCCGGTACATGGAGCGGGCCCGGGTGTACGGGAGGCGGACCGGCGCGGTGACCGTGGTGGTCTCGCACCGTTTCTCCACGGTGGCCGGGGCCGACCTGATCCTGGTGATGGACCGGGGCCGGATCACGGAGTCGGGCGGCCACCGCGAACTGCTCGCCCGGGGCGGGACCTACGCCGAGCTGTACGGCATCCAGGCCCGCGCCTACGCGCCGGGCGACCGGGGGTGA